One part of the Girardinichthys multiradiatus isolate DD_20200921_A chromosome 10, DD_fGirMul_XY1, whole genome shotgun sequence genome encodes these proteins:
- the LOC124875034 gene encoding integrin beta-3-like: protein MGALSMCWVLWMCVFMFPGLTAASGSNLCTSRGASTCKQCLAVHPSCAWCFQEDFGHGVASSSRCDLKKNLIAAGCDPSGLESPTSRLQVIEDRPLSNKAAGATQDVTQIKPQKLQITLRPDDAKRFTVKVRQVEDYPVDLYYLMDLSYSMNDDLFRLRTLGRGLAEAMNRTTSNLRMGFGAFVDKPLSPYMYISPEAAVKNPCYSINTTCLPQFGYKHVLSLTEEVGRFTEEVKKQMVSRNRDAPEGGFDAIIQAAVCKEQIGWRPGASHLLIFTSDAKTHVALDGRLAGIVQPNDGKCHLNSDNMYSMSTTMDYPSLALITEKMSENNINLIFAVTNPVVPLYQNYSELIPGTTVGTLSNDSGNVIQLILKAYAKIRSKVELELLGVPEELSLSFNATCLNGELIPGLKSCSGLKIGDTVSFSVEARARGCPKQKKKTFIIKPVGFKDSLSITVTFECDCKCQSKAQPNSPKCTNGNGTYECGMCLCHPGRLGPYCECAEGDFNPMEQDRCSGPAGSGGAICSGRGDCVCGQCVCHSSDFGKVWGKLCECDDFNCLRYKGELCSGHGVCNCGFCQCAPDWQGENCNCSRRTDTCMSNLGLLCSGRGQCVCGVCECTQPGAYGATCDKCPTCPDACTMKKECVECKHFKRGKLHDDNTCSRICKDEIVLVDEIVLHDTNAVNCSYKDENDCVERFQYYEDASGKSILFVVKEPDCPKGPDILVVLLSVAGAILFLGLSALLIWKLLVTIHDRREFARFEEERARAKWDTVHNPLYKGATSTFTNITYRGKD from the exons ATGGGTGCTCTCTCAATGTGCTGGGTCTTATGGATGTGTGTTTTCATGTTTCCAGGGTTGACAGCAGCAAGCG GCTCAAACCTGTGCACCTCCAGAGGAGCCAGCACATGCAAGCAATGTCTGGCTGTTCACCCCAGCTGTGCCTGGTGCTTCCAAGAG GACTTTGGCCATGGAGTTGCCAGCTCATCACGTTGTGACCTGAAGAAGAACCTGATTGCAGCAGGATGTGATCCATCAGGTCTGGAGTCTCCAACCAGCAGACTCCAGGTGATTGAGGATCGGCCTCTCAGCAACAAGGCGGCTGGAGCAACCCAAGATGTCACGCAGATAAAGCCGCAGAAACTGCAAATCACTCTCAGGCCAG ATGATGCAAAGCGTTTCACAGTGAAGGTGCGTCAGGTAGAAGACTACCCTGTTGACCTTTACTACCTCATGGACCTGTCCTACTCCATGAACGATGACCTTTTCCGCCTGAGGACGCTGGGCCGAGGCCTGGCTGAAGCCATGAACAGAACAACCAGCAACCTGCGCATGGGCTTTGGGGCTTTTGTGGACAAGCCGCTGTCGCCGTACATGTACATTTCACCTGAGGCAGCTGTGAAAAACCCCTGCTACAG CATTAATACCACCTGTCTGCCCCAGTTTGGCTACAAACATGTCCTGTCCCTGACGGAGGAAGTGGGTCGCTTCACAGAGGAAGTGAAAAAGCAGATGGTGTCCAGGAACCGAGATGCCCCGGAGGGAGGATTCGATGCTATCATCCAGGCTGCTGTGTGCAAG GAGCAGATTGGCTGGCGTCCAGGTGCTTCCCACCTCCTGATTTTCACCTCAGATGCCAAGACCCATGTGGCTCTGGATGGTCGGCTCGCTGGAATCGTGCAGCCCAACGATGGAAAGTGCCATCTAAACTCTGACAATATGTACAGCATGTCCACCACTATG GATTATCCATCACTTGCTTTGATCACagagaagatgtcagagaaCAACATCAACCTAATCTTTGCAGTCACCAACCCTGTGGTGCCCCTTTACCAG AACTATAGTGAGCTTATTCCTGGCACCACAGTGGGAACATTGTCCAACGACTCTGGAAACGTCATCCAGCTCATACTAAAAGCCTATGCT AAAATTCGTTCCAAGGTGGAGCTGGAGCTTCTAGGCGTCCCAGAGGAGCTGTCCTTGTCCTTTAACGCCACCTGTCTGAATGGAGAGCTCATCCCAGGCCTGAAATCCTGCTCTGGGCTGAAAATAGGAGATACG GTCTCGTTTAGCGTGGAGGCCCGTGCTCGCGGCTGTcccaaacaaaagaagaaaacctTCATCATCAAGCCTGTGGGCTTCAAGGACTCCCTCTCCATTACGGTCACATTTGAGTGTGACTGCAAGTGCCAGAGCAAAGCCCAGCCAAACAGCCCTAAATGTACCAACGGGAATGGCACCTACGAGTGTGGCATGTGTCTGTGCCACCCTGGCAGGTTGGGGCCGTACTGCGAGTGTGCAGAGGGTGACTTCAACCCCATGGAGCAGGACCGCTGCAGCGGGCCTGCCGGATCTGGAGGAGCCATCTGCAGCGGCCGTGGGGACTGTGTGTGTGGCCAGTGTGTGTGCCACAGCAGCGACTTTGGGAAGGTGTGGGGGAAGCTGTGTGAGTGTGATGACTTCAACTGCCTGCGATACAAGGGAGAGCTATGCTCAG GCCATGGCGTGTGTAACTGTGGTTTCTGCCAGTGTGCACCAGACTGGCAGGGCGAGAACTGTAACTGCTCCAGACGCACAGACACCTGCATGTCCAACCTGGGTCTGCTCTGCAGCGGCAGGGGCCAGTGCGTTTGTGGGGTCTGTGAGTGCACCCAACCGGGGGCATATGGGGCCACGTGTGACAAATGCCCCACCTGCCCAGACGCTTGTACCATGAAGAA GGAGTGTGTGGAGTGTAAACACTTCAAGAGGGGCAAGCTGCATGACGATAACACCTGCAGTCGAATCTGCAAGGATGAGATTGTGCTTGTAGATGAAATAG TGCTCCATGACACAAATGCTGTAAACTGCTCGTACAAAGACGAAAACGACTGTGTGGAGCGATTCCAGTACTACGAGGACGCCAGTGGCAAATCCATCCTGTTTGTGGTCAAAGAGCCTG